Proteins found in one Fervidobacterium sp. genomic segment:
- a CDS encoding aminotransferase class I/II-fold pyridoxal phosphate-dependent enzyme: MHGGIKDENTIDFSISVNTLVPDFIKIAFEDVLRYETRYTYVEWIEEDFKKLFGEDCTIVAGATEALQIIGWTIMKDACVLIPLPNYTEYAKIARFSSSQLKTVWILENGRLNLDRLTKHVKDELEKHKKIAVILGNPNNPTGIYEDLNCFLKDLQDYSEKIIVIVDEAFVDFVPDNFLRHIDLDKFENVIILRTFTKILGIPGVRIGYVKTKKYNHLFKKYRMLWAIGGSGYMVLEKIVENYHDYKKFIDKTKKYYEDERQKFSHLMAFPSKTNYLTCKIQNENTFRKLIKQKNIHVRFMKDFNMSGYIRLGLKSQKDNQLILHLLTNYLGKER; this comes from the coding sequence GTGCATGGTGGTATAAAAGATGAAAATACGATTGACTTTTCAATTTCAGTAAATACTTTGGTTCCTGATTTTATAAAAATCGCCTTTGAGGATGTTTTAAGATACGAAACAAGGTACACTTATGTCGAATGGATAGAGGAGGACTTCAAAAAGTTATTTGGAGAGGACTGTACTATTGTCGCTGGAGCTACTGAAGCTTTACAAATAATTGGATGGACTATAATGAAGGATGCGTGTGTTTTAATACCCTTGCCAAATTATACAGAATACGCAAAAATAGCAAGATTTTCAAGTTCACAATTAAAAACGGTATGGATTTTAGAAAATGGTCGACTTAATTTAGATCGCTTAACAAAACATGTTAAAGATGAATTAGAGAAGCATAAAAAAATTGCTGTTATTCTTGGAAATCCAAATAATCCAACTGGAATTTATGAAGATTTGAATTGTTTCCTTAAGGATCTGCAGGATTACTCAGAAAAAATAATAGTGATTGTAGATGAGGCATTTGTTGATTTTGTTCCCGATAATTTTCTTAGACACATAGATTTAGACAAATTTGAAAATGTTATTATACTAAGGACATTTACAAAAATACTTGGAATTCCTGGAGTAAGGATTGGTTATGTGAAAACGAAAAAGTATAATCATTTGTTTAAAAAATACAGAATGCTTTGGGCAATTGGTGGAAGTGGATATATGGTATTAGAAAAGATCGTAGAAAACTACCATGATTACAAAAAATTTATCGACAAAACAAAGAAGTACTACGAAGATGAAAGGCAAAAATTTTCTCATCTTATGGCGTTCCCTTCGAAAACAAACTACTTAACGTGCAAAATTCAAAACGAAAATACCTTTAGAAAGCTAATAAAACAGAAAAATATTCACGTAAGATTTATGAAAGATTTTAATATGTCGGGCTATATAAGATTAGGATTAAAGTCTCAAAAAGATAATCAACTAATACTCCATTTGCTCACAAATTATCTTGGAAAGGAGAGATAA
- the cobO gene encoding cob(I)yrinic acid a,c-diamide adenosyltransferase produces the protein MGFIHIYTGNGKGKTTAALGLALRAICAGKKVYMGQFVKGMKYSELEAVKYLPNFVIEQYGRNCFIKNSPTQEDIKLAQEGLERARQVILSGRFDIVILDEINIAVHYKLIEAEQVIDLITQRPENVEIILTGRYAPKRFIEIADLVTNMEEIKHYYQNGIEARKGIEY, from the coding sequence ATGGGTTTTATACACATTTACACAGGAAATGGGAAGGGAAAAACAACAGCAGCACTTGGTCTTGCACTAAGGGCGATATGTGCTGGAAAGAAAGTATATATGGGTCAATTCGTAAAAGGCATGAAATACAGCGAACTTGAAGCTGTAAAGTATTTACCTAACTTTGTTATTGAACAGTACGGTAGAAATTGTTTTATTAAAAATTCACCTACACAAGAAGATATAAAACTTGCACAAGAAGGACTCGAAAGAGCAAGACAAGTGATACTTTCTGGTCGATTTGATATAGTAATATTGGATGAAATAAATATAGCTGTACATTACAAACTTATTGAGGCAGAACAAGTCATAGACCTTATAACTCAAAGACCTGAAAACGTAGAAATAATTCTAACCGGAAGATATGCACCAAAACGGTTCATCGAAATTGCAGATCTTGTAACAAACATGGAAGAAATAAAACATTACTACCAAAACGGAATAGAAGCAAGAAAAGGAATAGAATATTGA